Proteins co-encoded in one Marinobacter qingdaonensis genomic window:
- the prmA gene encoding 50S ribosomal protein L11 methyltransferase, translating to MPWIQLQIPADPDNADQLEDLLMELGADAVSMEDAADQPLYEPDPGTTPLWSQTTVTGLFQSDRDIEQLCADVRDAWHQATQQTLPEIDVTLVEDKDWERAWMDDFHPLKFGERLWIVPSWHDAPDPDAANLMLDPGLAFGTGTHPTTALCLEWLDGQDVQGKQVTDYGCGSGILGLAALLLGADHVVGVDTDPQALEASRENARRNGVEDRRLDLYLPADEPDTQADVMLANILAQPLVGLAPHLAALTKPGGDLVLSGILAHQAREVMAAYEPWFVMDEPEQREDWIRLTGRRHGR from the coding sequence ATGCCCTGGATACAACTTCAGATCCCAGCTGATCCGGACAACGCGGATCAGCTTGAGGATCTGCTCATGGAGCTGGGCGCGGACGCCGTGTCCATGGAAGACGCGGCCGACCAGCCCCTGTACGAACCCGACCCTGGCACCACCCCCCTGTGGAGCCAGACCACCGTGACCGGCCTGTTCCAGTCTGATCGTGACATCGAACAGCTGTGCGCCGATGTCCGCGACGCCTGGCACCAGGCCACCCAGCAGACCCTGCCCGAGATTGACGTCACCCTGGTCGAGGACAAGGACTGGGAGCGGGCCTGGATGGACGATTTCCACCCCCTGAAGTTCGGTGAACGCCTGTGGATCGTGCCCAGCTGGCACGACGCCCCCGACCCCGACGCTGCCAATCTGATGCTCGACCCTGGCCTGGCCTTCGGCACCGGCACCCACCCAACCACCGCGCTGTGCCTGGAATGGCTCGACGGCCAGGACGTCCAGGGCAAGCAGGTGACCGACTACGGGTGCGGCTCCGGCATTCTGGGCCTGGCAGCCCTGCTGCTGGGTGCCGACCACGTGGTCGGTGTCGACACCGATCCCCAGGCCCTGGAAGCCAGCCGCGAGAATGCCCGGCGCAATGGCGTCGAGGACCGCCGGCTCGACCTCTATCTCCCGGCCGACGAACCGGACACCCAGGCCGACGTCATGCTCGCCAACATCCTGGCCCAGCCGCTGGTTGGCCTGGCACCGCACCTGGCGGCACTGACCAAACCCGGTGGCGACCTGGTCCTGTCCGGCATCCTGGCGCACCAGGCCCGCGAGGTCATGGCCGCCTACGAACCCTGGTTTGTCATGGACGAACCGGAACAACGGGAAGACTGGATACGCCTCACGGGACGACGCCACGGCAGATGA
- the accC gene encoding acetyl-CoA carboxylase biotin carboxylase subunit, with the protein MAMLEKVLIANRGEIALRILRACKELGIKTVAVHSKVDRDLMHVRLADESVCIGPNSALESYLNIPTIISAAEVTDSVGIHPGYGFLAENADFAEQVEKSGFHFIGPRAETIRLMGNKVSAINAMIKAGVPTVPGSDGPLTDDEDRTLRIAREIGYPVMIKAASGGGGRGMQVVHSEAALLKAVQITQSEARNAFGDPTVYLEKFLERPRHVEVQVLADMHGNCIHLGDRDCSMQRRNQKVIEEAPAPNVNPESRARTLQACVDACKEIGYVGAGTFEFLYQDGEFYFIEMNTRVQVEHPVSEMVTGVDIVREQLRIASGLPLQYSQDDIRISGHAIECRINAEDPKTFVPSPGKVKHFHAPGGNGVRVDSHLYSGYTVPPYYDSLVAKLITWGDDREIARRRMKNALDELVVEGIKTNQPLHSRLVRDGGFKQVDFTIHYLEKLMRE; encoded by the coding sequence ATGGCCATGTTAGAGAAAGTTCTGATCGCAAACCGGGGTGAAATTGCCCTCCGGATCTTGCGCGCCTGCAAAGAGCTGGGCATCAAGACCGTGGCGGTCCATTCCAAGGTCGACCGCGACCTCATGCACGTGCGCCTGGCGGACGAATCCGTCTGCATCGGGCCCAACAGTGCACTGGAAAGCTACCTGAACATCCCCACGATCATCAGCGCCGCCGAGGTTACCGATTCGGTGGGCATACACCCGGGCTACGGCTTCCTGGCGGAAAACGCCGACTTCGCCGAGCAGGTGGAGAAGAGCGGGTTCCATTTCATCGGGCCGCGCGCGGAAACCATCCGCCTGATGGGCAACAAGGTGTCTGCCATCAACGCCATGATCAAGGCCGGGGTTCCGACGGTACCCGGCTCCGATGGCCCGCTGACCGATGACGAGGATCGCACCCTGCGCATCGCCCGGGAGATCGGTTATCCGGTCATGATCAAGGCCGCGTCCGGCGGCGGTGGTCGGGGCATGCAGGTGGTGCACTCGGAGGCCGCGCTGCTGAAGGCGGTGCAGATCACCCAGAGCGAAGCCCGCAACGCCTTCGGTGACCCGACCGTGTACCTGGAGAAGTTCCTGGAACGGCCGCGGCACGTGGAAGTGCAGGTGCTGGCGGACATGCACGGCAACTGCATCCACCTGGGCGACCGGGACTGCTCCATGCAGCGCCGGAACCAGAAGGTGATCGAGGAGGCCCCGGCCCCGAACGTCAACCCGGAATCCCGGGCGCGCACGCTCCAGGCCTGCGTCGATGCCTGCAAGGAAATCGGCTACGTGGGCGCCGGCACCTTCGAGTTCCTGTACCAGGACGGCGAGTTCTATTTCATTGAAATGAACACCCGGGTCCAGGTCGAGCACCCGGTGTCGGAAATGGTGACCGGGGTGGACATCGTGCGCGAGCAGCTGCGCATTGCCAGCGGCCTGCCACTGCAGTACAGCCAGGACGACATTCGCATTTCCGGCCATGCCATCGAGTGCCGGATCAACGCCGAAGATCCCAAGACCTTCGTGCCGAGCCCGGGCAAGGTCAAGCATTTTCATGCTCCGGGCGGCAACGGCGTGCGTGTGGACTCGCACCTGTACAGCGGCTACACGGTCCCCCCCTACTACGACTCCCTGGTGGCCAAGCTGATTACCTGGGGCGATGACCGGGAGATTGCCCGCCGGCGCATGAAGAACGCGCTGGACGAGCTGGTGGTCGAGGGCATCAAGACCAACCAACCCCTGCACAGCAGATTGGTACGCGATGGTGGCTTTAAACAGGTAGACTTCACCATCCATTACCTTGAAAAACTGATGCGGGAGTAA
- the accB gene encoding acetyl-CoA carboxylase biotin carboxyl carrier protein has product MDIRKVKKLIELLEESDVEELEIHEGDDSVRISRRREQAAGTQYVSHYPAPAPQAAPAQESAPAPAADSAAPAAPAAPSGHSVKSPMVGTFYRAPSPTAKSFVEVGQSVKAGDVICIVEAMKMMNQIEADKSGTVTEILVENGQPVEFDQPLIVIS; this is encoded by the coding sequence ATGGATATTCGCAAAGTCAAAAAACTGATCGAGCTGCTCGAGGAATCCGATGTCGAGGAGCTGGAGATTCATGAGGGCGACGATTCCGTTCGCATCTCCCGCCGCCGCGAGCAGGCCGCCGGCACCCAGTACGTGAGTCACTATCCGGCGCCCGCACCCCAGGCGGCACCGGCCCAGGAATCCGCGCCGGCCCCCGCCGCCGACAGCGCAGCCCCGGCCGCACCGGCAGCGCCCAGCGGTCACTCCGTGAAATCCCCCATGGTCGGCACCTTCTACCGTGCCCCGTCGCCCACCGCGAAGTCATTCGTGGAAGTTGGCCAGTCCGTGAAAGCCGGTGACGTGATCTGCATCGTGGAAGCGATGAAGATGATGAACCAGATTGAGGCCGACAAGAGCGGCACCGTCACAGAAATCCTGGTCGAGAACGGCCAGCCGGTGGAGTTTGATCAGCCCCTGATCGTCATTTCCTGA
- the aroQ gene encoding type II 3-dehydroquinate dehydratase, with the protein MSTILVLHGPNLNMLGTREPDVYGYETLNDIDDRLKQAAAAQGHHLMHLQSNAEYELIERVHEARAEGVDYLIINPAAFTHTSIALRDAVLASGIPFIEVHLSNVHAREPFRHHSYFSDIAEGVICGLGSQGYDLALQAALQRIQR; encoded by the coding sequence ATGTCGACAATTCTGGTGCTCCATGGCCCGAACCTGAACATGCTGGGCACCCGCGAGCCGGACGTCTACGGCTACGAGACATTGAACGACATCGACGACCGGCTGAAACAGGCGGCGGCCGCCCAGGGTCATCACCTGATGCACCTGCAGTCCAATGCCGAGTACGAGCTGATCGAACGGGTTCACGAAGCCAGGGCGGAAGGCGTCGACTACCTCATCATCAATCCGGCGGCCTTCACCCACACCAGCATCGCCCTGCGGGATGCCGTGCTGGCCTCGGGCATTCCCTTTATCGAAGTGCATCTCTCCAACGTGCATGCGCGGGAACCCTTCCGCCATCACTCGTATTTTTCCGATATCGCCGAGGGCGTTATCTGTGGGCTGGGCAGCCAGGGGTACGATCTTGCGCTTCAGGCCGCCCTGCAACGCATTCAACGATAG
- a CDS encoding diguanylate cyclase, translating into MNDESQKEKLRQHFARRVTTQARVVLDTWQNIHEDKALSGALRNEFAAAADKLVRYALRFEMAAHADAGKRILALLEHWPANTNLGDELERQLQDAIDTLSRSTLRRTDHQNAEAPHQFRRTPVYIALGNEEMASRLIRQLEFFGFRASAFATGDELIEACALHKPETILMDVNFGGSTNGGLATIEQLQERHDTPIPIIFMSDEDGSIETRLRASRCGGEEFFYPAVDPGQLIEKIETYTHGNTVEPYKVLVLDDSRAQAKYMETVLRKAGMTAHIITDPMQIIHALEEFSPEIIILDMYMPGCTGMEIARVIRQQDRFHSVPIIYLSAEEDVTKQLHAMSLGGDDFLTKPIDPKHLIATIHNRGRRARSLLALMIRDSLTGLFNHTHTLHLLDQEIVRARQKGQSLCFAMIDIDYFKKVNDTFGHPIGDRVLRSLSMFLKQRLRKTDHIGRYGGEEFAIILPDTRPSDARNVLNEIRERFSELQQPAGDQEFKVTFSCGVASWSDESSQSLCERADRALYTSKAEGRNCVTLAND; encoded by the coding sequence ATGAACGACGAAAGCCAGAAAGAAAAACTCAGGCAGCATTTCGCACGACGCGTGACCACCCAGGCCCGGGTGGTTCTGGACACCTGGCAGAACATTCACGAAGACAAGGCCCTGTCCGGCGCCCTCCGCAACGAATTTGCCGCGGCCGCGGACAAACTGGTGCGCTACGCCCTGCGCTTCGAGATGGCGGCTCACGCCGACGCCGGCAAACGGATACTGGCGCTGCTGGAGCACTGGCCGGCCAACACCAACTTGGGTGACGAACTCGAACGGCAGCTTCAGGACGCCATCGATACCCTGTCCCGCAGCACCCTGCGCCGCACCGACCACCAGAACGCCGAGGCCCCGCACCAGTTCCGGCGCACCCCGGTGTACATCGCCCTGGGCAATGAGGAAATGGCCAGCCGCCTGATCCGGCAACTGGAATTCTTTGGGTTTCGGGCGTCGGCCTTCGCCACCGGGGACGAGCTGATTGAAGCCTGCGCCCTGCACAAACCCGAGACCATCCTGATGGATGTCAACTTCGGCGGCAGCACCAACGGCGGCCTGGCCACTATCGAGCAATTGCAGGAGCGGCACGACACCCCGATCCCGATCATCTTCATGAGCGACGAGGACGGCTCGATCGAAACCCGGCTGCGGGCCTCCCGCTGCGGCGGCGAGGAGTTCTTCTACCCGGCGGTGGACCCGGGCCAGTTGATCGAGAAGATCGAGACCTACACCCACGGCAACACGGTCGAGCCCTACAAGGTGCTGGTGCTGGACGACTCCCGGGCCCAGGCCAAGTACATGGAAACGGTGCTGCGCAAGGCCGGCATGACCGCCCACATCATCACCGACCCGATGCAGATCATTCACGCCCTGGAAGAGTTCTCGCCGGAGATCATCATCCTCGACATGTACATGCCCGGTTGCACCGGCATGGAGATTGCCCGGGTCATCCGCCAGCAGGACCGCTTCCACAGCGTGCCCATCATCTACTTGTCGGCGGAGGAAGACGTCACCAAACAACTGCACGCCATGAGCCTGGGCGGCGACGACTTCCTGACCAAACCCATCGACCCCAAGCACCTGATTGCCACCATCCACAACCGGGGACGACGGGCCCGGTCGCTGCTGGCGCTGATGATCCGCGACAGCCTGACCGGCCTGTTCAACCATACCCACACCCTGCACCTGCTGGACCAGGAGATCGTGCGGGCGCGGCAGAAGGGGCAGTCCCTGTGTTTCGCGATGATCGACATCGACTACTTCAAGAAGGTCAACGACACCTTCGGCCACCCCATCGGCGACCGTGTGCTGCGCAGCCTGTCGATGTTCCTCAAGCAGCGGTTGCGCAAGACCGACCACATCGGCCGGTACGGCGGTGAGGAGTTCGCGATCATCCTGCCGGACACCCGGCCCAGCGACGCCCGCAACGTGCTGAACGAGATCCGCGAGCGCTTCTCGGAGTTGCAGCAGCCGGCCGGTGACCAGGAGTTCAAGGTCACCTTCAGCTGCGGCGTGGCCAGCTGGAGCGATGAAAGCTCCCAGTCCCTGTGCGAACGCGCCGACCGCGCGCTCTACACCTCCAAGGCCGAAGGCCGCAACTGCGTCACCCTGGCCAACGACTGA
- a CDS encoding bifunctional diguanylate cyclase/phosphodiesterase, with the protein MIDRTQAGVATLRTLLLLFTGTLLVAVLVVSFVTSYGYFRTYVSEQLAGHAHDGATAVGLSLSNAIDARDPVAAASLIDAVFDSGRYLSVRYLNHDGEEVAGRTMTLADSRVPSWFRSVADLKLPVAEAEVVRGWSRLGKVQVVSNPGRAYTDLWRITVGLIASTAIIGGLGLFALFLLLKRTLRPLRALERQAKALGQRNFRQRVTVQSTREVNQVTAAINQMADDLGQLFEGQAKLIQHLRRMNNEDPVTGLASRSAFDQRLKVEVESEEKAAPGVLIFVKLAGFAGYNQAYGRVEADRVLLRAAEVINNFVASHVGSFAGRRTGAEFSVFVPGAMPADADIWCRDLVAELDGIYADLAAPLDTAVHAGLARTAEGLSVREVLAAADEALRLAQEQEESGCHLAEPDREGHHNLETWRVIIAQAIREQKLSLWLQPMVCEAQSQPVYHQVFSRIEGPEGPLKAGAFIHMAERFGLISDIDQLQLQRVLARLSERPDEPLAVSVGSASVASERFRQELLSRLEAAGPVVGQLWIGISEHTIHHHRTAVGLLVRALVRLGVPVLVDRFGVGGVPFSYLRNLSVQALRIDNSFIHDIDTHEDNRFYLESVVSIAHSRGVKVFATGVETAAEYSVLCKLGIDGAMGYHLGRPFAADHQQTGE; encoded by the coding sequence GTGATTGATCGCACGCAGGCCGGCGTTGCCACTCTGCGCACCCTTCTGCTGTTGTTCACCGGCACCCTGCTGGTGGCGGTCCTGGTGGTCAGCTTCGTCACCAGCTATGGCTATTTCCGTACCTATGTCTCCGAGCAACTGGCCGGCCACGCCCACGATGGCGCCACCGCCGTTGGCCTGTCCCTGTCCAACGCCATTGATGCCCGCGACCCGGTGGCCGCCGCGTCCCTGATCGACGCGGTGTTCGACAGCGGCCGCTACCTGTCGGTCCGCTACCTCAACCACGACGGCGAGGAAGTGGCGGGCCGGACCATGACCCTGGCCGACAGCCGGGTGCCGTCCTGGTTCCGGTCCGTCGCGGACCTCAAGCTGCCCGTGGCCGAGGCGGAAGTGGTGCGCGGCTGGAGCCGCCTGGGCAAGGTTCAGGTCGTCAGCAATCCCGGTCGGGCCTACACCGACCTGTGGCGCATCACCGTCGGCCTGATCGCGAGCACCGCGATCATCGGTGGTCTGGGTTTGTTTGCGCTGTTTCTGCTGCTCAAGCGAACCCTGCGCCCACTGCGCGCCCTGGAGCGGCAGGCCAAGGCGCTGGGCCAGAGAAACTTCCGCCAGCGGGTGACGGTGCAGTCGACCCGGGAGGTCAATCAGGTGACCGCCGCCATCAACCAGATGGCGGATGACCTGGGCCAGCTGTTCGAGGGCCAGGCCAAACTGATCCAGCATCTGAGGCGAATGAATAATGAGGACCCGGTAACCGGGCTGGCCAGTCGCAGCGCCTTCGATCAGCGCCTTAAGGTGGAGGTGGAATCCGAAGAGAAGGCCGCGCCCGGTGTGCTCATCTTCGTCAAGCTGGCCGGCTTCGCCGGATACAATCAGGCTTACGGCCGGGTCGAGGCCGACCGGGTGCTGCTGCGCGCGGCCGAGGTGATCAACAACTTTGTCGCCTCCCACGTGGGCTCTTTCGCCGGGCGTCGGACCGGCGCCGAGTTTTCCGTGTTCGTGCCTGGTGCCATGCCGGCCGATGCCGACATCTGGTGTCGGGACCTGGTGGCGGAGCTGGACGGCATCTACGCCGATCTGGCCGCGCCGCTGGACACCGCGGTGCATGCTGGCCTGGCCCGAACCGCCGAGGGCCTGTCGGTGCGGGAGGTGCTGGCGGCCGCGGACGAGGCCCTGCGCCTGGCCCAGGAGCAGGAGGAGTCCGGCTGCCACCTGGCCGAGCCGGATCGGGAAGGCCACCACAACCTGGAGACCTGGCGGGTGATCATCGCCCAGGCCATTCGCGAGCAGAAACTGTCGTTGTGGTTGCAGCCGATGGTCTGCGAGGCCCAGAGCCAGCCGGTGTACCACCAGGTGTTTTCCCGCATCGAGGGACCGGAAGGGCCGCTCAAGGCCGGGGCCTTCATTCACATGGCCGAACGCTTCGGGCTGATATCGGACATCGACCAGCTGCAGTTGCAGCGGGTGTTGGCGCGCCTGAGCGAACGCCCGGACGAGCCGCTGGCGGTGTCGGTGGGCAGTGCCTCGGTGGCCAGTGAACGCTTTCGTCAGGAGTTGCTGAGCCGGCTTGAGGCCGCCGGTCCGGTCGTCGGCCAGCTCTGGATCGGGATCTCCGAACACACCATTCACCACCACCGCACCGCCGTCGGCCTGCTGGTACGCGCCCTGGTGCGGCTCGGAGTGCCGGTGCTGGTGGACCGCTTCGGTGTGGGCGGGGTGCCGTTCAGCTACCTCAGGAATCTGAGCGTCCAGGCATTGCGTATTGATAACTCCTTCATTCACGATATAGACACCCACGAGGACAACCGCTTCTACCTCGAATCCGTGGTGTCCATCGCCCACAGCCGCGGCGTGAAGGTATTCGCTACCGGTGTGGAAACCGCGGCCGAATACTCGGTACTGTGCAAACTGGGTATTGATGGGGCCATGGGTTACCATCTTGGCCGACCATTTGCTGCGGACCATCAACAGACAGGGGAATGA
- a CDS encoding DUF2333 family protein, translating to MPGKLRQYFRDKKDDVQDYAGGSGAVGKFILLVLVVYLLVTVVLGMYWSSEPESFSVREHTRSVANSMEREPITGFATTATMIRIAETLLDKPGGYISNDIFPPGLWMDNMPNWEYGVLVQLRDLSRALRKDISRSQSQSAEDKDLTIAEPQLHFDSGSWAIPSTEAEYRRGIRALKRYLNRLTDPQQADAQFFARADNLSNWLADLETRLGSLSRTLGESVGKASVSDAVANVNQDNPLEEETGAIDVKTPWTQIDDVFYEARGSSWALLHIFRAIEVDFRKVLQDKNAMASVKQVIIELEGAQGAMWSPVVLNGSGFGVLANHSLTMAAYLSRANAAISDMRDLLSRG from the coding sequence ATGCCAGGCAAACTCAGACAGTATTTCAGGGACAAGAAAGACGACGTGCAGGATTACGCCGGCGGCAGTGGCGCCGTGGGCAAGTTCATCCTGCTGGTGCTGGTTGTCTACCTGCTGGTCACGGTGGTGCTCGGCATGTACTGGAGCAGCGAGCCCGAGTCCTTCTCGGTACGGGAGCACACCCGCTCGGTGGCCAACAGCATGGAACGGGAACCGATCACCGGGTTCGCCACCACCGCCACCATGATCCGCATTGCTGAGACACTGCTGGACAAGCCCGGCGGCTACATCTCCAACGACATCTTCCCGCCGGGCCTGTGGATGGACAACATGCCAAACTGGGAGTACGGCGTGCTGGTGCAGTTGCGGGACCTCAGCCGGGCGTTGCGCAAGGACATCAGCCGGTCCCAGTCCCAGTCCGCGGAGGACAAGGACCTCACCATCGCCGAGCCGCAGCTGCACTTCGACAGCGGCAGCTGGGCAATCCCATCCACCGAGGCGGAGTACCGCCGCGGTATCCGGGCGCTGAAGCGCTACCTCAACCGTCTGACCGATCCGCAGCAGGCCGACGCCCAGTTCTTCGCCCGGGCCGACAACCTCAGCAACTGGCTGGCGGACCTGGAAACCCGGCTCGGCAGCCTGTCCCGAACCCTGGGTGAAAGCGTGGGCAAGGCCTCGGTCTCGGATGCGGTCGCCAACGTCAACCAGGACAACCCGCTGGAAGAGGAAACCGGCGCGATCGACGTGAAAACCCCATGGACCCAGATTGACGACGTCTTCTACGAAGCCCGCGGCAGCTCCTGGGCCCTGCTGCACATCTTCCGGGCCATCGAGGTGGATTTCCGCAAGGTGCTGCAGGACAAGAACGCCATGGCGAGCGTGAAGCAGGTCATCATCGAGCTGGAAGGGGCTCAGGGCGCCATGTGGAGCCCAGTGGTGCTGAACGGCAGCGGCTTCGGCGTGCTGGCCAACCACTCGTTGACCATGGCGGCCTACCTGTCCCGGGCCAACGCCGCCATCAGCGACATGCGGGACCTGCTGTCCCGGGGCTGA
- the ppa gene encoding inorganic diphosphatase, whose amino-acid sequence MLFDNIPAGKNPPEDIYVAIEIPANSSPVKYELDKDMGALLVDRFMATPMFYPANYGFIPHTLADDGDPLDVLVVTPYPVQAGSVIRCRPVGVLNMEDEAGGDAKLVAVPHDKLTTAYQNVKDIEDLPELLRDQIKHFFENYKTLEPGKWVKVQGWDNAAAAKKAIEDSIKAYKG is encoded by the coding sequence ATGCTTTTTGACAACATCCCTGCCGGCAAGAACCCGCCGGAAGACATCTACGTCGCCATCGAAATCCCGGCCAACAGCTCCCCGGTGAAGTACGAGCTGGACAAGGACATGGGCGCCCTGCTGGTTGACCGCTTCATGGCCACCCCGATGTTCTACCCGGCCAACTACGGCTTCATTCCGCACACCCTGGCCGACGACGGCGACCCGCTGGACGTGTTGGTGGTCACTCCGTACCCGGTGCAGGCCGGTTCCGTGATCCGCTGCCGCCCGGTTGGCGTGCTGAACATGGAAGACGAAGCCGGTGGCGACGCCAAGCTGGTTGCAGTTCCGCACGACAAGCTGACCACCGCCTACCAGAACGTGAAAGACATCGAAGACCTGCCTGAGCTGCTGCGCGACCAGATCAAGCACTTCTTCGAAAACTATAAGACCCTTGAGCCGGGCAAGTGGGTCAAGGTGCAGGGCTGGGACAACGCCGCCGCTGCCAAGAAAGCCATCGAAGACTCCATCAAGGCCTACAAGGGCTGA